A single genomic interval of Chitinophaga sp. 180180018-3 harbors:
- a CDS encoding response regulator transcription factor, translating into MQILVIEDEQRVAEMIKKGLEEQGFRISLAYDGEMGKKLALSGNFDLIIMDVILPKINGLDLCKQIRSVLPDCPIIMLTALGTTDDKVEGFDAGANDYLVKPFDFRELHARIRALIKRNQAGSQSFSQGFVLRYADMEMNLETKIVKRNDLVIDLTPKEFRLLEYMMKNPERVLSRTEIAEKVWDTFDSGTNFIDVYINYLRKKIDKSFTVKLIHTRPGMGFIFKNEE; encoded by the coding sequence ATGCAAATCCTGGTAATAGAAGACGAACAACGGGTGGCGGAAATGATCAAAAAAGGACTGGAGGAACAAGGCTTCCGGATCTCCCTGGCTTATGATGGCGAGATGGGAAAGAAACTGGCGTTATCAGGTAATTTTGATCTCATCATCATGGATGTCATCCTCCCCAAGATCAACGGGCTGGACTTATGTAAACAAATACGGAGTGTGCTGCCGGATTGCCCCATTATTATGTTGACGGCATTAGGCACCACCGATGATAAAGTAGAAGGGTTCGATGCCGGGGCTAACGACTACCTCGTAAAGCCTTTCGATTTCAGAGAGCTGCATGCGCGGATACGCGCGCTGATCAAACGTAACCAGGCGGGCAGCCAGTCGTTCAGCCAGGGCTTCGTGCTGCGGTACGCCGATATGGAAATGAACCTGGAAACCAAAATCGTGAAGCGGAACGACCTGGTGATCGACCTCACTCCCAAGGAATTCCGCCTGCTGGAATACATGATGAAAAACCCCGAACGGGTACTGTCACGGACAGAGATAGCGGAAAAGGTATGGGATACGTTCGACTCCGGCACTAATTTCATTGATGTATATATTAACTATCTCAGGAAGAAGATCGACAAAAGCTTTACCGTTAAACTGATTCATACCCGCCCTGGCATGGGCTTTATATTTAAAAACGAAGAGTGA
- a CDS encoding TolC family protein: protein MKFLFRYILITGILLMEGTLAVAQTDTGFHRIPLSLNEYLDMVTNRNRGYAAQQYNINIAEAGIETAKIFPDPQLSLDGFDNQHRKLKLAYGANAGLGTTLELGGKRRARIGLARSNTTQSRAEVADFYRNLRADATLAWFNALQQYHLLQVQRQSCDIMKQLADGDSIRFSKGVITENDALQSRLEADHLQNDMYQNLADWKAALVQLNIHTGRSPADALIMPAGDFDALERHFNTAVLISDALEHRSDVVAAVAAKDAADKSLVLAKANRKIDIGVNVGGGYNAEATSEIAPTPQYYATTAGISIPLKFSNRYKGELHAAKYSIKQAAAVYDQLRVEVQAAVNQSWVNYHAARLQVQQFEKGLLQTARKVLDGKIYAYRRGESPLLEVLNAQRTNNDLQQEYYKSLYNYAAALVELERAAGIWDLK from the coding sequence ATGAAGTTTTTATTCAGATATATTTTGATAACAGGCATACTGCTGATGGAAGGCACGTTGGCGGTGGCCCAGACTGATACCGGTTTTCACCGGATACCCCTGTCGTTGAACGAATACCTCGATATGGTAACCAACAGGAACCGTGGGTATGCAGCACAACAATACAACATCAACATTGCAGAAGCGGGAATCGAAACCGCGAAAATATTTCCTGATCCCCAGTTGTCGCTGGATGGTTTCGATAATCAGCACCGCAAACTGAAGCTGGCCTACGGGGCCAACGCAGGGCTGGGAACCACGCTGGAGCTGGGAGGGAAGCGCCGCGCGCGGATAGGGCTGGCCCGCTCCAATACCACCCAGAGCCGGGCTGAGGTCGCAGATTTTTATCGGAACCTCCGGGCAGACGCTACCCTGGCGTGGTTCAACGCACTGCAGCAGTATCACCTGCTGCAGGTGCAGCGGCAGTCGTGCGATATCATGAAACAGCTGGCCGATGGCGACTCCATCCGTTTCAGTAAAGGCGTGATTACAGAGAACGATGCGCTGCAATCCCGGCTGGAGGCCGATCACCTGCAGAATGATATGTACCAGAACCTGGCCGACTGGAAAGCGGCGCTCGTACAGTTGAACATTCACACCGGCCGTTCTCCGGCAGATGCTCTGATAATGCCTGCCGGTGATTTCGATGCTTTGGAACGTCATTTTAATACCGCAGTATTAATCAGTGATGCCCTGGAACACCGCTCGGATGTGGTAGCCGCAGTAGCTGCAAAAGATGCTGCTGATAAAAGTCTTGTATTGGCAAAAGCCAACCGCAAAATTGATATAGGCGTTAACGTTGGAGGCGGATACAATGCAGAAGCCACCAGCGAAATTGCGCCTACGCCCCAGTACTATGCTACCACGGCAGGTATTTCCATCCCCCTGAAATTCTCCAATCGCTATAAGGGAGAACTGCATGCTGCAAAATACTCCATTAAACAGGCGGCAGCGGTATACGATCAGCTGAGAGTGGAAGTACAGGCGGCTGTAAATCAGTCGTGGGTAAACTATCACGCCGCCCGTTTGCAGGTACAGCAGTTCGAGAAGGGATTACTGCAAACAGCGCGGAAGGTACTGGACGGGAAAATATACGCTTACAGGCGTGGCGAGAGCCCGCTGCTGGAGGTACTGAATGCCCAGCGCACTAATAATGATCTGCAACAGGAGTATTATAAATCGTTGTACAACTATGCCGCTGCATTGGTGGAACTGGAACGCGCTGCAGGTATCTGGGATTTGAAATAA
- a CDS encoding VCBS repeat-containing protein, translating to MKRSITALIVLLSSTAAAGQSKGPAPLKFEKKRIAAESYETVAVADVNNDKIPDLISGAFWYEGPGYFKRHYIGPVKQFGEYWDDFSTIPIDVNGDGRIDFVTGGWFGKTLVWKENPGKDGEWKEHVIATPGNIETTRAWDLDGDGVPEIIPNTPNDPLTIYRLVNGGFEAHKIMDRKSGHGLGCGDINGDGRPDLVVPEGWLEAPAAPFSDKWIFHPEFNLGTVSVPVIVADVNKDGLVDLIVGQGHDYGLDWYEQKKDRNGRRTWIKHPIDPFNSQYHTMLWVDLDGDGQEELVTGKRYRAHNEHDPGSDDPCGIYYFKWNGESFSKQVISYGEKGAGLYFVVHDLTGSGKKDIIVAGKDGLEIYYSR from the coding sequence ATGAAAAGATCCATCACTGCCCTGATTGTATTGTTGTCATCCACCGCAGCTGCAGGCCAGTCAAAAGGCCCGGCGCCGCTGAAATTCGAGAAAAAGCGGATTGCTGCGGAAAGCTATGAAACAGTAGCCGTTGCAGATGTCAACAACGATAAGATCCCCGATCTGATATCAGGCGCCTTCTGGTACGAGGGCCCCGGCTATTTCAAACGGCACTATATAGGGCCCGTAAAGCAATTCGGCGAATACTGGGACGATTTTTCCACCATACCCATCGATGTGAACGGCGATGGCCGCATCGATTTTGTCACTGGTGGCTGGTTCGGCAAAACGCTTGTATGGAAAGAAAACCCGGGCAAAGACGGTGAATGGAAGGAACATGTTATTGCTACGCCCGGAAATATAGAAACTACGCGGGCCTGGGACCTCGATGGCGACGGCGTGCCGGAGATCATCCCCAATACGCCTAATGATCCGCTGACGATTTACCGCCTCGTAAACGGCGGTTTCGAGGCACATAAAATAATGGACCGCAAATCCGGGCATGGCCTGGGCTGCGGCGATATCAACGGCGACGGCCGCCCCGACCTGGTTGTGCCGGAGGGCTGGCTGGAAGCCCCTGCAGCGCCTTTCAGCGATAAATGGATCTTCCATCCGGAGTTTAACCTGGGCACCGTCAGCGTTCCCGTCATCGTAGCCGACGTTAATAAAGACGGCCTCGTTGATCTGATCGTTGGCCAGGGTCACGACTATGGCCTGGATTGGTACGAGCAAAAGAAAGACCGGAATGGCCGCCGTACCTGGATAAAGCACCCCATCGATCCTTTCAATTCACAATATCACACCATGCTCTGGGTAGACCTCGACGGTGACGGGCAGGAGGAACTGGTAACAGGCAAGCGTTACCGGGCCCATAATGAACACGACCCCGGTTCAGACGATCCCTGCGGTATCTACTACTTTAAATGGAATGGTGAGTCCTTCTCCAAGCAGGTCATCAGCTACGGCGAAAAAGGCGCAGGCCTCTACTTTGTAGTACACGACCTCACCGGCTCCGGTAAAAAAGATATCATCGTAGCAGGAAAGGACGGGCTGGAAATCTACTACAGCCGCTAG
- a CDS encoding inorganic diphosphatase — protein sequence MIIKELPVVIETPKGSSEKYDFDPVSRFFVLSKTLPAGMVFPHDTGFILGSSGTDGSPIEVLVISEFKTFSGCLIKCRLLGAIKAEQTEKDGTVIRNNRYIAVPVLSKAFKGIDAVSSQMIREIENFFISYHAHDGKTFTPAGYMEAAPAYEQIKFLDK from the coding sequence ATGATCATCAAAGAGTTACCAGTTGTCATTGAAACTCCTAAGGGGAGTAGCGAGAAATATGATTTTGACCCCGTATCCCGTTTTTTTGTACTTAGCAAAACGCTGCCTGCGGGAATGGTATTTCCGCATGATACCGGCTTTATCCTGGGTAGTAGCGGCACAGATGGCAGCCCTATTGAAGTATTGGTGATATCAGAATTTAAAACCTTCTCCGGCTGCCTGATCAAATGCCGGCTGCTGGGCGCTATTAAAGCGGAGCAGACCGAAAAAGACGGCACCGTGATCCGCAACAACCGTTATATAGCGGTCCCTGTTTTGTCGAAGGCGTTCAAAGGCATTGATGCCGTGTCGTCTCAGATGATCCGGGAGATAGAAAACTTCTTTATTTCTTACCATGCCCACGACGGAAAAACATTTACCCCAGCCGGTTATATGGAAGCTGCACCCGCCTATGAACAGATAAAATTCCTGGATAAATAA
- a CDS encoding CusA/CzcA family heavy metal efflux RND transporter, which translates to MKKLISTAIHKRWLLAVLFSLIALMGYYSWQQLAVEAYPDIADVTSQVVTQVPGLAAEEMEQQITIPIERALNGMPGMHVMRSKSTFGLSVVTIVFQDGMDDYWARQRITERLNDVDLPYGAKPGLDPLTSPIGEIYRYIIESKDHDLKTLTDLQQWTIIPRIKQVPGVADVTNFGGITVQYQVEIDPAKLEQYHVSLADVQTAIGNNNANAGGSVLNIGDLGYVVRGIGLVKNLESLGDVVVKSVNGVPVFVKDLGSLKLGNLERKGILGYSDRSVNYGEGIEGIVLLLKGQNPSSVLDGIHAAVDDLNQHILPAGVTIRPYLDRTNLIDSTLNTVSHTLVEGIVLVILVLIVFLGNWRGALLVAITIPLSLLIAFILMHFTHVPANLLSLGAIDFGIIVDGAIVMMEAILKNREDKPLEELSETTIAQMAAAVARPVLFATIIIITAYLPLFSFERVERKLFTPMAFTVGYALAGALVVALLLIPGLAFATYRKPRKLYHNKWLERLTTKYKQRLERIMTRPKSVFIPLAFVLTGAIILSVTVGKDFLPPLDEGSIWLQVQLPPGISLQRSKEMSDSLRQRTMKYGEVTYVMVQAGRNDDGTDPWTASHFECSIGLKPYGEWKQGRTKADLINDLSAEYAAMPGYSVGFSQPMIDGVMDKIAGAHSELVVKVYGDDMKETRRIANEIAGTLKQVRGAADVAIDQEPPLPQLQINVDRDAIARYGLNVGDVTELIEVAIGGKAISQIFSGNKVYDVTCRYTDEARDTPEKIAGLMLTSSTGAKIPLSQVAGVKTSTGESTITRELNKRHLTVKLNLRGADLTSFLKEAQAAIAQNVRYDHNRISVKWGGQFENQHRAYARLAVIVPLALAIMFMLLYGAFGRFQQAGLILCTVPLALFGGMLALNVRGMTLNVSSAVGFIALFGVAIQNGVILISRINELRKQGTALLPAVIEGACNRFRPVLMTASVAVLGLLPASFATGIGSDVQRPLATVIVYGLLLATAITLFVLPALYYLMERKWNSSPAIK; encoded by the coding sequence ATGAAGAAATTAATCTCCACCGCTATTCATAAGCGTTGGCTCCTTGCTGTGCTGTTTAGTCTCATCGCACTGATGGGCTATTATTCCTGGCAACAACTGGCCGTTGAAGCCTATCCGGATATCGCAGATGTTACCTCGCAGGTGGTGACACAGGTACCCGGACTGGCCGCCGAAGAAATGGAACAACAGATCACCATCCCCATTGAAAGAGCGCTGAACGGTATGCCCGGTATGCACGTGATGCGCAGCAAAAGTACGTTCGGCTTATCGGTGGTCACCATTGTGTTCCAGGATGGCATGGACGATTACTGGGCCCGGCAACGTATTACCGAACGCCTGAACGACGTGGACCTCCCGTACGGCGCAAAGCCCGGACTGGACCCGTTAACATCTCCCATAGGGGAGATCTACCGGTACATCATCGAAAGTAAAGACCATGACCTGAAAACACTCACTGATCTGCAGCAATGGACTATTATTCCGCGGATCAAACAGGTGCCCGGCGTAGCGGACGTCACCAACTTCGGCGGCATCACCGTACAGTACCAGGTAGAAATTGATCCCGCAAAGCTGGAACAATACCATGTATCGCTGGCCGACGTACAAACGGCTATCGGTAACAACAACGCGAATGCAGGTGGCAGCGTCCTGAATATCGGCGACCTGGGCTATGTAGTACGTGGCATTGGCCTCGTGAAAAATCTGGAAAGCCTGGGTGATGTTGTCGTGAAATCAGTGAACGGAGTACCTGTGTTTGTGAAAGACCTGGGCAGCCTGAAACTCGGCAACCTCGAACGTAAAGGCATCCTGGGATATTCTGATCGTTCCGTGAATTACGGCGAAGGCATAGAAGGCATCGTATTGCTCCTGAAGGGGCAAAACCCTTCCTCTGTGCTCGACGGTATCCATGCAGCCGTCGATGATCTGAATCAGCACATCCTGCCGGCAGGCGTAACGATTCGTCCTTACCTCGATCGCACCAACCTGATCGACAGTACGCTGAATACCGTATCCCATACGCTGGTGGAAGGAATTGTACTGGTGATACTGGTGCTGATCGTTTTCCTTGGCAACTGGAGAGGCGCATTGCTGGTAGCCATCACGATCCCATTGTCGTTGCTGATTGCATTTATTTTGATGCACTTCACGCACGTTCCCGCTAACCTGCTGTCGTTGGGCGCCATTGATTTTGGTATTATAGTAGACGGCGCTATTGTGATGATGGAAGCTATCCTGAAGAACCGGGAAGACAAGCCGCTGGAAGAACTTTCCGAAACCACTATCGCACAGATGGCTGCCGCTGTGGCGCGCCCCGTGTTGTTTGCGACCATCATTATTATCACTGCCTACTTACCCCTGTTTTCCTTTGAAAGAGTAGAACGCAAGCTTTTCACACCGATGGCCTTTACCGTAGGATATGCACTGGCAGGAGCTTTGGTAGTAGCGTTGCTGCTGATACCCGGTTTGGCTTTTGCCACCTACCGGAAGCCGCGTAAGTTGTATCATAACAAATGGCTGGAACGGCTCACCACGAAATACAAACAGCGCCTGGAGAGAATCATGACCCGGCCCAAAAGCGTTTTTATTCCGCTGGCATTTGTACTGACCGGCGCTATCATCCTGTCTGTCACCGTAGGAAAGGATTTCCTGCCGCCGCTGGATGAAGGCTCCATTTGGTTACAGGTGCAACTGCCGCCAGGTATTTCCCTGCAGCGTTCCAAAGAGATGAGCGACTCCCTGCGGCAACGCACAATGAAATACGGCGAAGTGACTTATGTGATGGTACAGGCAGGCCGTAACGACGATGGTACTGATCCGTGGACCGCCTCTCACTTCGAGTGCTCTATTGGTCTGAAGCCCTATGGCGAATGGAAACAGGGCCGTACAAAGGCGGATCTTATCAATGACCTTAGCGCGGAATACGCTGCCATGCCCGGTTATAGCGTAGGGTTCAGTCAGCCGATGATCGACGGCGTCATGGATAAGATTGCCGGAGCACATAGCGAACTGGTAGTAAAGGTATACGGAGACGATATGAAGGAAACGCGCCGTATTGCCAATGAAATTGCCGGAACGCTGAAACAGGTGCGCGGCGCGGCCGATGTGGCCATCGATCAGGAACCGCCGCTGCCGCAGTTGCAGATCAATGTAGACCGCGACGCCATTGCCCGTTACGGGCTCAATGTTGGTGATGTAACCGAATTGATTGAAGTAGCAATAGGAGGTAAAGCCATCTCGCAGATCTTCTCCGGCAATAAAGTATATGATGTTACCTGTCGATATACAGATGAAGCAAGGGATACGCCCGAAAAGATCGCCGGGCTTATGCTGACTTCCTCCACCGGCGCAAAAATCCCCCTGTCGCAGGTAGCCGGCGTAAAAACTTCCACCGGGGAAAGCACCATCACACGGGAGTTGAATAAACGTCACCTGACAGTGAAGCTGAATTTGCGCGGCGCCGATCTGACCTCATTCCTGAAGGAAGCACAGGCGGCAATAGCGCAAAATGTTCGCTATGATCACAACCGGATCAGTGTTAAATGGGGCGGACAGTTCGAAAATCAACACAGGGCGTATGCCCGGCTGGCCGTGATAGTACCGCTGGCGCTGGCGATCATGTTCATGTTGCTCTATGGGGCATTCGGACGTTTTCAGCAGGCAGGACTGATCCTGTGCACGGTGCCATTGGCATTATTCGGCGGCATGCTGGCGCTGAATGTGAGGGGAATGACGCTGAATGTTTCTTCGGCAGTGGGATTCATTGCGCTCTTTGGCGTGGCGATACAGAACGGGGTGATACTCATATCCCGGATCAACGAACTGAGAAAACAAGGCACCGCATTGCTGCCGGCTGTAATTGAAGGCGCCTGCAACAGGTTCCGGCCGGTGTTGATGACAGCATCTGTGGCGGTACTGGGGCTGTTGCCGGCTTCCTTCGCCACGGGTATCGGATCGGACGTGCAACGGCCCCTGGCTACAGTTATCGTATATGGGTTACTGTTAGCTACTGCTATCACGCTGTTTGTATTACCGGCCTTGTATTATCTCATGGAACGCAAATGGAATTCTTCACCAGCAATAAAGTAA
- a CDS encoding ATP-binding protein yields MKIRTRLILLFLVLFGVLLLAFAVFIYISSAKARKDDYYEHLKREALTKANMLLDANVPSSVLQLIYKNADNELFEEEVAIYDTAFNLRYHDAVQIDKVKETPQMIRRIVSEHEIRFESGALQVVGLLYEHQGTPYVITAAAIDKYGLERLERLKYSLLLSYIGIIVLTVLAGYFFASRALKPVEEMIDKVEEITATNLDLRVPVLNEKDEIGELATTFNKMLDRLENSFDAQKYFVSNISHELRTPLSTVVGELQIALTKERTPQEYKEVIRLALTDAQRMVKLSNDLLDFAKASYDETGIARRELRIDELLMDARNTVIKSADGYKVDIRFEQEIEDDDFISVNGNEYLLKVAFINLMENACKFSGDHQCTVSINYREKNLILRFTDTGIGINEEDLPNIFSAFYRGANKEFAAGNGIGLSLTSKIVHMHNGTISVQSRPREGSTFTIEMPHV; encoded by the coding sequence GTGAAAATAAGAACCCGGCTCATATTATTGTTCCTGGTGCTCTTCGGAGTACTGTTGCTGGCATTTGCCGTGTTCATCTACATTTCTTCTGCCAAAGCCCGTAAAGACGATTACTACGAGCACCTGAAAAGGGAAGCGCTGACCAAAGCCAATATGCTGCTGGATGCCAATGTACCGTCATCCGTGTTGCAGCTGATCTATAAGAATGCCGACAATGAACTGTTTGAAGAAGAAGTAGCCATCTACGATACCGCTTTTAACCTGCGCTATCACGACGCAGTGCAGATCGACAAGGTAAAGGAAACACCGCAGATGATCCGCCGCATAGTCAGCGAACATGAGATCCGGTTCGAATCCGGCGCGCTGCAGGTAGTAGGACTGTTGTATGAGCATCAGGGAACCCCTTATGTGATTACCGCTGCGGCGATAGACAAGTATGGCCTGGAACGGCTCGAACGGCTTAAATACAGCCTGCTGTTGTCGTATATCGGTATCATTGTGCTCACCGTGCTGGCAGGGTATTTTTTTGCCAGCCGCGCCCTTAAACCCGTAGAGGAAATGATCGATAAAGTAGAGGAAATCACGGCTACCAATCTCGATCTCCGCGTACCCGTATTGAATGAGAAAGATGAGATAGGAGAGCTGGCCACCACTTTTAATAAGATGCTGGACCGGCTGGAAAATTCTTTCGATGCCCAGAAATATTTCGTCAGCAATATCTCTCATGAACTGCGTACCCCGCTATCCACGGTAGTCGGAGAGCTGCAGATCGCGCTTACCAAAGAACGCACTCCGCAGGAATACAAGGAAGTGATCCGCCTCGCACTGACCGATGCTCAGCGGATGGTGAAGCTGTCGAACGACCTGTTAGACTTTGCCAAAGCCAGCTACGACGAAACCGGGATCGCCCGCCGGGAGCTCCGCATAGATGAACTGCTGATGGATGCCCGTAACACCGTCATCAAATCTGCCGATGGATATAAAGTCGACATACGATTTGAGCAGGAAATAGAAGACGATGATTTCATCTCTGTAAATGGTAATGAATACCTGCTAAAAGTGGCCTTTATTAACCTGATGGAAAATGCCTGTAAGTTCTCCGGTGATCATCAGTGTACCGTGTCTATCAACTATCGCGAAAAGAACCTGATACTGCGGTTTACCGATACGGGCATTGGCATCAATGAAGAAGACCTGCCGAATATTTTCTCCGCCTTTTATCGTGGCGCCAACAAGGAGTTTGCTGCCGGAAACGGTATAGGCCTGTCGCTGACCAGCAAGATCGTTCATATGCACAACGGTACTATCAGCGTGCAATCCCGGCCCCGGGAAGGCAGTACTTTCACTATTGAAATGCCGCACGTTTGA
- a CDS encoding efflux RND transporter periplasmic adaptor subunit, producing the protein MKKNFIAAGMLAVAACHSVSDKSPAAAVQQSDTLRVPDALKSKINIAAVESTSWSRQIAAAGVIKAIPTQYAEIAPPFPGRITKVMLQLGMKTSQGTPLFEITSPDFIAAQKAYFQEKTQLQQAERAWKRQQDLVAHGVGTQKDLEEAQTAYEVEKKEYENAVMGLRVFKADPEHIVLGQPLVVHAPIAGEITENKVVLGQFIRDDAASVATLANLAEVWIAAQVKEKDIRFLHTGDECTVDVVALPGTDIKGKVSHVNAMVDEDSRSIQVLITVPNTSHALKPGMYVTVRFSDQPAPAVQVPATALLQASENPCVFVALADGRLVKRRITTGPTNGQQVIVSGGLEQHEKIVTQGAFYLADLK; encoded by the coding sequence ATGAAGAAAAATTTTATTGCCGCCGGCATGCTGGCGGTGGCAGCCTGTCATTCTGTAAGCGACAAATCACCCGCTGCAGCGGTACAACAAAGCGATACACTCCGCGTACCTGATGCCCTGAAAAGCAAGATTAATATTGCGGCAGTTGAAAGTACTTCCTGGAGCCGGCAGATCGCCGCTGCAGGTGTGATAAAAGCCATTCCTACACAGTATGCCGAGATAGCTCCGCCTTTCCCCGGGAGGATCACAAAGGTAATGTTGCAACTGGGAATGAAAACGAGCCAGGGCACGCCTTTGTTTGAAATCACTTCACCGGATTTTATTGCTGCACAGAAAGCCTATTTCCAGGAAAAAACACAGTTGCAACAGGCAGAAAGAGCGTGGAAACGCCAGCAGGATCTCGTAGCACATGGAGTAGGTACACAGAAAGATCTCGAAGAAGCACAAACAGCCTATGAGGTAGAGAAAAAAGAATATGAAAATGCCGTGATGGGGTTGCGTGTATTCAAGGCCGACCCGGAGCACATTGTACTGGGACAACCGCTGGTAGTGCACGCGCCTATTGCAGGCGAGATCACGGAAAATAAAGTGGTGCTCGGCCAATTCATCAGGGACGATGCCGCCAGTGTGGCCACCCTGGCCAACCTTGCTGAAGTATGGATCGCCGCCCAGGTGAAGGAAAAAGATATCCGCTTCCTGCATACGGGCGATGAATGCACCGTGGATGTAGTAGCACTGCCGGGAACCGATATCAAAGGGAAAGTAAGTCATGTGAATGCGATGGTCGACGAAGATTCCCGCAGCATCCAGGTGCTGATCACTGTACCTAATACCAGCCATGCCCTGAAACCCGGTATGTACGTTACCGTTAGGTTCTCCGATCAGCCGGCTCCGGCTGTGCAGGTGCCCGCTACGGCCCTGCTACAGGCCAGTGAAAACCCCTGCGTTTTTGTAGCGCTCGCAGATGGCCGGCTCGTAAAACGCCGCATTACCACCGGCCCAACCAATGGTCAGCAGGTGATCGTTTCCGGGGGACTGGAACAACATGAAAAGATCGTAACACAAGGCGCCTTTTACCTGGCCGATTTAAAATAG